A segment of the Herpetosiphon gulosus genome:
AATCTGTCTCACTCGATATTAGCACACAGGGGATTGGGTCCATTGGTGCACACGACCCAATGGGACAGAGTAGCCCGCCATGATCCGCCACGAGCGGATGGGTGATCCAGTCCACCAAAAAATCAGCATGATCGATTTCGAAGGCAGCATAGGGGTCAAAATGAAGGTCTATATTGATAAAACGCACATGATCGATAATCGTGCTGGTATGAGATACCGGATAGCGTGGATGGGTCCGATTGGGCGGCAGGTGTCCTTGGGCGAATCGCAGCATCCCTACGGACGCAAAAATACGCTGCGCCTCGGGAAAGATTGGCCAGCCGACCGCAGCGAGTGGTTCAATGATGCGTGCTGTGACATCATAGTGCCGATCGATCGGGCGACCATCCTACGGCGGTTAAGAGCACAAGGGCTTCATCAGTTAACTGGGTACTATCAAGCGCCATGGTATTTCCTCTCACCATTGAACTGCGTATCGCCATTGACAATACTGAACGCTCCGTCGATGGCGATACACAGTCTATGACGTATTGAGTCCTCTGTCGATAGGTTGCGGGTCAGGACACGCCCCATATTTCCAAGGGATAGTGATTGTGAGCGCTGGTCGCCTGTCTTCGTTCGGTATAGGAACGGAGGGCTGGTGCTGGCAATGATGCCCGGATGAGCACGCACAACCACCCGCGCTGTACAGGCGGCGCTCAACCTGGACCCGAAGAAGATAGCGGCGGAGCCTACGCCTATGCGCAAAAACTGGCGCGATCACGGCGGGCCAAAGCGGCGGCCAAGCAACGCCGGAGGAACGAGCAAGGCGACGAAAAAGCGCTTGACGAGCGTGCGAACATGTAGTCAAGCAACGGTCAATCGACGATTGGCCGCGTTTTGTGCGGGCGATCCGTTTTATGCGAGCGCATGATTGAATCGGCGAGGAATCAATTTAGAAACGGAGATGGATGATGCCATGGTATGACGATCTCACCCCGTGTACCTATTTCGACCTCGACCAGCTCCATGGCGAGAAACTCCTCGCGGTCGGCTGGCTGGAGCGCGGCCACCCCTATCCGAAAGGCAGCATTGCCCGTGCCGTCCAGACCAAACTCGTCTCGCTCTGTGAAAACCCGTGGGAACCCCTATACGTTTCTCGGCTGGCACGCATGTGATCACTGTCTGCCGCCAGAGCGGCCTGACGCAGTGCATGCGGATGGGATGACCGTTCCGATGGGCAGCGAAAATCTCTTTGTCCCCGGTCACGGCCTGCTCTATGTGGCACCGACACTCATCGTGCACTTCATTGCCGTCCATGGCTATCAGCCGCCACCCGCCTTCTGCGCAGCCGTGCTGGCATGTCCCCCCATGGGATCGGAGGACTATCTGCAAGCAATCAGCAGGAATGGCCCAGCGACGTTCGCCAAGTGGGTTCGCGAGACTCCGAGAAATGTGCAATAGTGGCTGAATAATGAGGAGAGCGCAAAAAAGTTGGGGCATGAACCGCGATGGCGAACAGCAGCACACGGTGATGCCGATTAGCCGACGCACCCGCAGCGGGAGCCGTCAGCCCCTGAGACCGCTGCCGCCGAGTTTTTTCTGCTCTCGAATTCTCCACCAGTGTCAACATTCCTGCGGCCAGCCGCAGAGAACTTCAATCACGAAGCCACCCCGAGCCGTGAAATAAAATGTCCACGATCCGTGCGCCTTGTGCGGCAGTTCAACCACAAACCCATCGCGCAGGCGTTGATTGATCGCGTTGACATCTCTTAATCCCATAAGGCATCCTTGGCCAAGAAACTGCCAAGGATGCCGCTGGCCGCCCCCGCAATCGGGAGCTGCGTCGAAACACTACCAAATTAAGGTAATCGTTTCATTGTTCGACGGATAAGAAAATTTAGTTTTTCATCAGGGATCGAGCCGTTATACCAAGCATAAACATACGTAACGGCATCAGGATCAAGATTAAGAGCCATATAAAGATGATCAGCCATTTCTCTCCCCAAACCTAAATTCTTAAGGCTATGAAGAATTACCGATGGTTGATTATCATCATTATAGAGGGAAATGATCAGTTCTCGTATTACAGAAGGTTCTATCGTGCTCATAAAAATATCCTTTATTTGGTAAAATGAACAGTAACGATGCTATATTCGTCTCCTTCTACAATAGCATCGAGAATTGTAGCATTTGTATATCCATACTCTCGAAGCCATTGCCCGGTAAAGGTACCATTAGTTGCGGCATCTTCTAAACTCGCACTTGGGTTTGATCTTAGATAATTATTAAATCCGGCAAGATTATCTTTTTCAACCCAAGATCCACGAACTATATCGAAATCGCCATCGAAATATTGCATAATTTTATGAAATTGTTCTTTCCCTCGTAATCCAGCATAACGAGAGCCATCATCGCCCTTTGTTTGAAAGTTCAAACGAAGTATTCGATCACGATTATAGATGCGTCCTTGCGCATATAGCTGTGGATTATTAGGAGCAGAGGCCTCGTACTCCTTATAATTATTAACTTCTCCTTTTTTTATTATAAGATCGTTTTGTTGGCTTTCGCCACTACTTGTTCCACCATTCATCATGAGGACGTTGAGATTCATCCCAGCCACACCAGCCTGAACTGCTGAGTTGACAGTTAGAACGCGAGCTGCGGTTGGGGCTACCCCACCGCCCGCCAAGGCCAAGGCTGGCCCACTGCCGCCGCCACCTAATCCCCCAAGCCCAAGACATGCGCCAAAGAGACTCAGGGAGAGATTCAAGCCGGTGACGGGATTTGGGTTTTTCATAAAGGCATCCATGGCTAAGAAACTGCCAAGAATACCAATGCCTGCTCCCACGATCGGGAACTGCGTCGAAACGCCACCAACCAGCCCTGAAACAGCCACTTCTGTCCAATCTATCGCATCAAGAGACCCCTTCTGAACAAATTGGGAGACAAAATTCATCCCCGCCCCAACCGCCGCACCGATACAGAAGAGCATTAGCGGGCCAAGACACCGTCCACTGGGATCGGTAAAGCGGGTGGGTTGGTTATGGGCATAGGCATAGGGATTGAGGGTTTGGGGATTGCTGATCATCCCATCCCACGGGTCACGGCTCAGGAATCGACTCGCTGCCGGATCATACCAGCGGGCACGGAGATAGACCAAGCCGCTGGCATCTTGCCATTCTCCCGCATAGCCCAGTCCCGCACTGGCGGTGCCACCGATTTCCACCCCAAACGGGGTCCACTGCCGCGCTTGGATCACGGTTCCGCTATCGCTCAGCGTGCGGCGCACCGATCCAATCCCATCACTGATCAGCCAACGACGGCCACTTGGCCCAAGGCTATAGAGCACCCGTGCCGTCCCGCCGCCCATCGGCGACCAGACATACCACGTCGTGCCGCTCGCTTGCTGGGTGCCGACTAATTGGGCGGTGGATGCCGTGGTATCCCACAGGAATCGGGTCGTTGCGCCATTCGTCGTGCTGGCAACCAGCAGGCCATCGCCATTATAGGTATGGGTGCTGGTCGTGCCGCCTTGCGTGCGGCTGGTTAGGCGACCCAAGGCATCATAGGTATACGTCGCGGTGCCATCGTTGAGCACATTCCCCGCCGCATCATACGTCCAATCGGTGCGTTGATCGGCAGCCGTGTAACTCCATGAGGTATGGTAAGGATCGCTATCAAACGGGCCGCATGTGTGTGCTGATCAAGTACATTGGCGGTGAGTCCATCCTCACGTCGGCATGGTCAGTTCTGCGTTCTGGCCTTGATCAGGTACATCGTCGCCTGGATCACCCACATCATCGATGATCCAGGCGACGATGTACCTGATCCGCACACACAATGGCTTAGTTTGTGGAGCCTGACGAATCCTGTGATAAGTCATTATCACAGGATTGCTATCCATCTCAACCTCCATCCTCACATATGATGGACTGGTTGTGCTAGCACGATTATTGAGCGTTACCACAGGAATCGGTGGATGCTGCACCGCGTGACCGCCTCGCTATTGAAATTTTTAATGATGTGATGTTTCGTAACACAATTCTTGTCCTTCTCCCTAATGAAGGCATTTGAGTTTTACCAGGAAGTGAGTTTATGAGTTCAACTGACCATATTAATCTTATTTTGCCATCACAATGTTTGCACCAATGGACGGAAGATCTTGAAGCACTTGGATTTGTGCCTGATCCGATGGCACAGCGTCGGCAGGCATTTGGCATGATCAAAGTGTTTGATCCATCGCAATTTGGTTCGGTTCGTGTCTCTATGGGTGATACTCAGGATGTTTGGCAGGGTGATCATCCTGCCTTGTATGAGCAGATCACGACCCGTTTAGGAACGAATCAGTGGTCAGATTTTGTTGTTACTTTTGCGTATCAGCCACGCGCAGAACAGGAAACCCTTGTGCTCTTAAGATGGGTTGCTCAGCACTACCCGAAGTATGCTGCGGCGATTGACTATCACCACCTCCTTGAACCATCCGATATGGCCGCACTTGATCGCGAAATGCTATATTGGAGTGGTGAGCTATGGGATGATAACGACTGACTTGAACTACCAAATCAATACTCTCCGCCCAAAAATGAGCGCTGCCGCCCATTTCATTCCACCATCGAGGCCCATGACCAACATTTACACTGGTGGCGAATTCCATGTGAGCGGCATTACCCCTGACCATGCCCTCTGTGCTAACATGGGTGAGACAGATCTGGGATTATGATCTTAAGTCGAGGGCCGCAAGGAGCTTCCATGGCCAGCAAAAAACCAACGCCCGACCAATCGACCCATGACCCTGAAGTGCGGCCCAAAGCCGCCCGCACCCACTGGAGTGCCCGTGACCGTCTGCGCATCCTCGCGGCTGCCGATGCCTGTGCTCCGGGTGAACTTGGTGCGTTGATGGACCAGCGGGAGCATTTGAACAGAAACCTACGGTTTGACCACGCGTGTGGCATCGTGAGCATCCCTCATTCCGGAATGGGAATAGCATAGACCTGAATCGTACAATCACGGAGTGATGCAACCAAGTAGCGGCTATCTGGACTCCAGTCCAGGAGAAAGACGGCCCGCATACTGCGCCGGGTAGGAGCGGTAAACACTGTTTGGAGAAGGACCCCATCCTGACTCCACAGGCAAATGGTGCTATCCCATGACCCGGTCGCCAGGATCTGCCCATCCGGACTCCACGCTAGACAGGCCACACCATAGTGCGTACCGACAAACGTTGTGATCCGTGTGCCCCCCACATCCCAGAGCTGGACATCCCAATCATCAATCGTCGCCAGACTCGTCCCGGTGGGATGCCAGGCGACAGGACTACGAAAGCAGGCGGTCGTCCCACTCGGAACGACCGCCTGCACCGATCCATCAGCGTGCATGATCGCGACCGCCGTGTCCGTCCAGAGCGCCAGGGCATGACCTCCAGGACTCCAGGTCGGAATGGCCTGGCTCATGCTGGATGGACTGAAGGGTGCTGCGAGGGCCGTGCGAGTCGTGTGGTTGCCACCATGATCCCATGTGCTGATGTGCGTCTGCGTTGCGCCCCGCACTGTGGTGGCATCCACCCAGCAGAATGTTGGGTTCCAGCCCAGCTGGATTCCAGCTGACTCTGGGAGCATGGTCGTTTGGCCACGATCCAGATCCCAGAGGATGACCCGGGTGGTATCCGTGGTCGCCAGCACATGGCCACTGGGACTCCAGAGGAGCCGTGTTCCGGGAAGGATCTGCTGTGTTCGCGTATCTGCGGGCGTGACCTGAATAGCCTTAAAGCCATACGCCATAACCTGGCCATCAACACTCCACCCGACGCTATAGATGGGAAGCCCCGTCCGCCGTGCGTCGGTTTCGGTGATAGTAGAGCGGCATGTTCCCCATGGGGTCCAGAGGGCGAGCCGTGCCGTTCCGGCTGGGTCATTCAGCGGGTAGCTCAAGGCTAGCAGTGGCGCTGTCGGATGCCATTGCACGTGTTTGGGATAGCTGAATGAATCGGTGTGGCCAAGTTGTCCCAAGTGCTGGATTGCCAGACCCGTGGCGGGTGTAATGGGATGATACTGGGCGGAGCGCTGATCGTCATTCATGCGCTGTGCGCTCCGCTTGACTCGCCGATTGGGACGCTGTATAGGCTGCCAGGTATTTGTACAGTGTTGGTTTCGAGATACCCAGGAGTCGGCAAATGTGCGCGACGGTGTGCTGTTTTTCAGCATATAGGCGTACAGCGAGCGCCTGTTGCTCCATGGTGAGCGCTTTCGGGTGCCCGCCCGTGCGCCCGCGCGCACGGGCAGCCTGGAGGCCTGCCTGCGTTCGTTCGCGAATCAGCGTGCGCTCAAATTCAGCGAGGGCACCAAAGATATGGAAGATCAGCTTGCCAGAACTGGAGGTCGTGTCGAGGGACTCCTGGAGGCTCTGCAATCCAACGCTGATATGCTCCAACTGCGTCACGACATCGATCAAATCCTTCAGCGATCGACTGAGTCGATCCAAGCGCCAGACGACGATCGTATCGCCTGCTCGCACATACTGGAACATTCGATGGAGACCAGGACGATCAGCGGTTGCACCGCCCATGCGATCTTCAAAGATTTGTTCGCACCCCGCAGCGGTGAGTGCATCGCGTTGCAGTGACAGATCCTGATCATCGGTTGAGATACGGGCGTAGCCAACCAGCATAGCAGACCCTTCTGAATGTAAACATATCCGTAGAATGTCATCCTATGTTAACATAGATAGTCTACCGAGTATATTGCCGATCTCTCCACGCGTCGTAGGTCGCTGAACGGCTGGGAGGATCGATGGTTCAGAAAACGAGCGTTTTTTATAGCCAATCCCGGCACAAGCAGCGGGTCTTAACGAGCACAAATCGGGTTAAATATGGACGAACATTTGTTCAATACACGTTTTCGGGGCCAGCTGGGTTAATCCCCTCAATCGAGTAAAGTATCAGCATAGCTGATAGATAGTTATCTTTTACACATCCTATTCTTTAGTATGACGTATGCTATTTATGTACGAGGATACATGTCATCATTTACCTATCTTATCCCACTTGATTGGGATACATTTACCCAAGACCTGTTGCCTGCATGGAAATACCTGCTGGATACTCCATCCTCCTTACCAACCTTTGTGTACGCCTATCTTCCGCCCGATCATGACGAACGCTTTCTGGTGGATTGGGATAGGGCGCTGTGGGCTTCGTTTCCACCAGGGTATTGTGATGCATTAGGATGGAACCCAACGCACCCCATCCTGACAACCGCCGCTGTTCGATTGCACGGCGAATCGACACGGGCCGCGCGTATTCCGGCGATGTATCCTGCATCTGAGGTCTTGGGTGCCGCGATTGCACAGTATGCACGCCTCGATGGTGGGCAACCCGATCCCCTGCGCCACCGCATGCATCCTTTCATGTGCCATCCCCTAGACTATCCCGATCTGCAGGCTGTTGGCGACAACCAGGGATTGCGGGATGTGCTGGCGTTGGTATTTGAGCCTCGTTATCATCGTGCAGGCTATACCAGCTATCGTCCGCACGCGGCTGCTTCCAGACGGCTCATTGATGCAACCGCACAGCTGATGTTGGGGATGCGGACGTTGCCAGGACTGCTTATGCCGCCGCAACCGTTGAGTCAGCCAGGCTGGGCTTAAACGCGCGGCCCCCCGAAACATGGCAGCGAACACGTGTTCGCTTTTACCCATGCGATGGAGCCTGAGAATCCTGTGATAAGAACCATGATCACAGGATTTATGTGCGATGATCCGTTAAGCTAAGCGTAAAACGGACTGTCTCTATCGATGAATATCGATTGTTATCACAGGAATAGTCGGAATGGCCCATGCCACCAACCATATCCAAAACGGGTCTATGCCGCGAAGCTGTCCTGACTAGCGACATTCCACGTTGGGCATTGGTCACACGAACAGCCCGATGCTGCTGCCCCCTCCGGAGCACGCTGGTGCCATCGCTGATGCCGAGATCCGCATGTGGCGGCGAAAGAGACAACACGGTTAATCAACGGGGTTACCATTGTTGGTATACGTACATATGTTCGCTGCCATGTTTCGGGGAGCCGTGCGTTTAAGCCCCATTCGGTCATCGTATGCCTCCAGCGCGTGCTTCCACCCTGCCCTATCAGTACGCAGATTTAACGCCACTGATGGTATTCATTCATTGCTAAAAGCGCTCTCGTGCCCCTCCTGCATCCTTTCTTGAGCGCAACAACGCAGATTCCCCCAGTTTCCTCTCGCGAACAATTGTACTGAAGTGGAAGTTTTTTGGGAATTTACTGCCGAGTGATCGGTATGTGTAACCAAGGTATTGACGAGTGATGCCCTCTATGATTAGGATGTTACAAATGATTGGCAATAAATTGAGTAACACCTGCAATCAT
Coding sequences within it:
- a CDS encoding recombinase family protein, with product MLVGYARISTDDQDLSLQRDALTAAGCEQIFEDRMGGATADRPGLHRMFQYVRAGDTIVVWRLDRLSRSLKDLIDVVTQLEHISVGLQSLQESLDTTSSSGKLIFHIFGALAEFERTLIRERTQAGLQAARARGRTGGHPKALTMEQQALAVRLYAEKQHTVAHICRLLGISKPTLYKYLAAYTASQSASQAERTAHE
- a CDS encoding RHS repeat-associated core domain-containing protein; amino-acid sequence: MLNDGTATYTYDALGRLTSRTQGGTTSTHTYNGDGLLVASTTNGATTRFLWDTTASTAQLVGTQQASGTTWYVWSPMGGGTARVLYSLGPSGRRWLISDGIGSVRRTLSDSGTVIQARQWTPFGVEIGGTASAGLGYAGEWQDASGLVYLRARWYDPAASRFLSRDPWDGMISNPQTLNPYAYAHNQPTRFTDPSGRCLGPLMLFCIGAAVGAGMNFVSQFVQKGSLDAIDWTEVAVSGLVGGVSTQFPIVGAGIGILGSFLAMDAFMKNPNPVTGLNLSLSLFGACLGLGGLGGGGSGPALALAGGGVAPTAARVLTVNSAVQAGVAGMNLNVLMMNGGTSSGESQQNDLIIKKGEVNNYKEYEASAPNNPQLYAQGRIYNRDRILRLNFQTKGDDGSRYAGLRGKEQFHKIMQYFDGDFDIVRGSWVEKDNLAGFNNYLRSNPSASLEDAATNGTFTGQWLREYGYTNATILDAIVEGDEYSIVTVHFTK